The Paenibacillus spongiae nucleotide sequence ATCCCGACGGTACGTTGATGACGTATGTGCTGCCTGCCGGCTACCAAAGCTACAGCGGGCCTTTGATGGACGGGAAAAACATGATCTACCAGGTTAAAAGGTACAGTAGCGACAAGTGGTTGCTCCGATTGCGTGACGCCGATGACAATATTACCACATTAGCCCTAAATCCTTGGTATGGCTTTTTTCCCAACCCGAGACCATCCTATCAGATCAATAACGGCTGGATTGCCTATCAGGAGTATAATAAAGAAAAAGATAATTGGGCCTTGTATGTCCGGTCGCCGGAAGGTGAAACCAAACCGATCTTTGAAACCGCTTCACAGACGTGGAAACAGTCGTGGTACTCAAGAGACGGCATCTCCATCAATCAGTTGGGCGCGGACGGCTCGGTTGTATACACGGTGTACTACGGGAAGTTGAAATACTCCAAAACGTACCTTTATTCCACTCATTCGGATAAACATGTGCGTGTGTCCAGCGGTACGAAGTTCCAATACCAGAATGGTGCCTGGTACCGGATGACTAGCAATTCGTTGTTCGCCATTCAAATTTAGGCAAAACATGCAAGTCTATTTGAGGTTGCATGGGAAAAAGGTCAAGTGAGTATGCCGCTGCAAGAAACTTTCTTCAGCCCTGCTTACGGTATTGTAACGGACAAGTTCGGCATAACTTTCGAAATATACACCGAGGGCAAACAAGAATAATTCATTGCGAGTGAATCTCCCCTATGAGAAACCCCTAAAATGCTTGTTATTCAGCATTCTAGGGGTTTTTACTATATCATCTCGGAGTAACTAAGACGTTATCGAATACGGCTGTCTGACCGTTGGTTCTCAAGCCGATATAACCGTCGGTCAAGCTCAAATCGTTTGCGTCGATTTTTTGCACTCCGTTGACAAAACCTTTAATGGAGCTGCCATCCAGCTCCATCCGCAGTAAATACCACGTGCCCGGACTGGCTTCGATGTGAGCTTCTCCAAGATTGACCCAACTGCCGTTCACTTTTTTGTAAAGCTGGACTTTGTTCGCATCGTAATTGATCTGCATCGTGTACATGCTGGATAAATCGGCGTTTGCTCTGGCGACCAAGCCGGAAGAAGACTTGGGGCCGGTCTTATCATACACTTTGACAGCCGCAGTTATCGCTGCATCGGTGTAAACGGTCCCTGTTACCGTTTCCGCAGTGCCGGTTCCGGTTTGCTTCAATACTTTGGTGCCGTCGTCCGCTACGCTCCAATTGCCGCTTAATACCGTCCAATTTGCAGCGCTACCGCTTTGGAAATGGTCCCCGAAGCTAACCGGTTCGAACATGACCGCATCAGCTCTTGTGTTGGAGCCGGAACTCGCCGTCAACATCACATAGCCATCCGTTCCCGCATCGAAATAGGCCGTATCGATCAGACGCCATCGGCCTCTGCCCATTGTCGTCTGATCGATGAAAATCGTATCTGTTTTGCCGCCATGATAAATTGTGTATAGGGCGTTCTTATTCGAGTTTAGATTCGCAGGATAACTGACATATACGTTATAGTATCCCGATTTCGGAAGGTCTGGCGTCCATTTGGCCGTACTTCCGGCATTGCTGCTGTAACGGGAGCTTCCACCGTAGCTGTCGGGAAGAGAACTGTTGCCCCATGTCCCCGACTCGCTATAACCGCTGCCGCCATTGTCGATGATGACGGCGCCGTTCGATTTAACCGGTCCGATCACGTTGGAATAAGGGGAATATAAGCCTTCTGAATTTTTGGCCCTGACCCGGTAGAAATAAATCTTACCCTTTTTGGCCGACAAATCGCTGAATATCGGTACGATTAAATTATAATTGCGCGGTATAGTAATATCGTCGGTCACTCCGGCGCCTACTGTTTCCCAAGGTCCCTTCCGGTTAAATGAGCGTTCGACGTCATATGAAGCGGCTCCCGAAGCTCCCAGCCAAGAGAGTGTGTTTACGGAGTTCGCGGGAAACATAACCGGTGTGTCCGGGGCGGGCCATGGCGGAACGGTTAAGCCTTTGATTGAATACGCATATCTTCGCAATAAGCCAATGGTAACCGATTCGTTCGCAAAATCGCCAGTTGCAAATCCCGGATAACGCAAATATGCCCAATTTCCGACCGGCTGCCAGTGCCATCCTCCCATCTTGTGATGGGGCATTGTGGCCCAAAACATCGCACCTGAAGTTCCGTTGTTCTGTACGGTGCTGAGCAGCTGCTCGGTCACTTCGGGTGAGAAATCCCCGAACTCTCCGATAATCAACGGTTTCTTCCCTTTGGTCGTATTTCTCCATTCGTTGATTTTGGCAATCGGATCGGAGTAGTTGTGATATCTGTATATATGCGGATCAATGAAATCAATATTGGGGTCATCCAACGCATTTTGTCTTATTCCCTGAGCGCGTACATATCCTCCGTCGCCAACGAGATGATTCGCATCGAGACTTTTGAAATAAGCGGCCATTTCGCTTGTCCAGCTGTCGGTGGAATGAAGCTCGTTGCCGAGCTGCCAGGCCATAATCGCATTATCGTCCTTATACTTCACGTTCGTATAAGTATTGGTACGGTTAACGACGTAATTGATAAAGTCTTTGAAATCCTGCTTGATTTCCGGATCGCTCCAGAATTCATCGGCGCTTTTGTTGCGGAATGCCGCCCAATCGGCAACTCCGCCAACATAATTGTATTTGTCCACGAAAGGAATAATGAGCCGCACATTGTACTGATTCGCCAATTGAAGAACCTTGTCAAACAGCTTAAAGGCGCTCTCGTTATAGTTTCCGGGGGCCATCACATGACGATAGGCGTCTTCAGGGTCGCTGGTCATTTTCACCTCGAAAGGATACAAGCGAATGACGTTAATGCCCGATATGCTGGCACCCCGAATCAAGTCCTCGATTTCGTTCGGATCCATCCATGCCCTACCAAGAAACGGCACGTTCGAACCGATAAAGCGAAACTCGGTCGTACCGTCCATGAATTTATCCACATCACGCGTAATATAATTTGTGAACCCGGCTTGTGCCCTTTCCGGACTAAAGAAAAATAAGACGGAAACAAGCATTATTACAACGCAAACCATACTTGTAAATCTCATCTGATGTCTCATATAGCTGTACCTCCTTGTTAAAGTTGTAAACGCTTTCAATATGGTCAATAGGCAGTGGTGAAAAAATGTGCATCCCCCTTCCATTTACCATAATCCAATTACACGTGTAAGCGAATTCATTAACTAGGTAAAATATAACAAGTTCTATATTTGTTACGATATATACTTTTCCATGCAAACAGATCGCCAAGCTGTTCACGATACCGTTATGCTCATGTGTTTTGCTGCAAGGCAGCGCCCAGATTCCCGGACGATTAATCATATGCGTTCGGAACGGTAGTCATTCTCTTACTCCCTT carries:
- a CDS encoding golvesin C-terminal-like domain-containing protein — encoded protein: MRHQMRFTSMVCVVIMLVSVLFFFSPERAQAGFTNYITRDVDKFMDGTTEFRFIGSNVPFLGRAWMDPNEIEDLIRGASISGINVIRLYPFEVKMTSDPEDAYRHVMAPGNYNESAFKLFDKVLQLANQYNVRLIIPFVDKYNYVGGVADWAAFRNKSADEFWSDPEIKQDFKDFINYVVNRTNTYTNVKYKDDNAIMAWQLGNELHSTDSWTSEMAAYFKSLDANHLVGDGGYVRAQGIRQNALDDPNIDFIDPHIYRYHNYSDPIAKINEWRNTTKGKKPLIIGEFGDFSPEVTEQLLSTVQNNGTSGAMFWATMPHHKMGGWHWQPVGNWAYLRYPGFATGDFANESVTIGLLRRYAYSIKGLTVPPWPAPDTPVMFPANSVNTLSWLGASGAASYDVERSFNRKGPWETVGAGVTDDITIPRNYNLIVPIFSDLSAKKGKIYFYRVRAKNSEGLYSPYSNVIGPVKSNGAVIIDNGGSGYSESGTWGNSSLPDSYGGSSRYSSNAGSTAKWTPDLPKSGYYNVYVSYPANLNSNKNALYTIYHGGKTDTIFIDQTTMGRGRWRLIDTAYFDAGTDGYVMLTASSGSNTRADAVMFEPVSFGDHFQSGSAANWTVLSGNWSVADDGTKVLKQTGTGTAETVTGTVYTDAAITAAVKVYDKTGPKSSSGLVARANADLSSMYTMQINYDANKVQLYKKVNGSWVNLGEAHIEASPGTWYLLRMELDGSSIKGFVNGVQKIDANDLSLTDGYIGLRTNGQTAVFDNVLVTPR